One Pseudochaenichthys georgianus chromosome 7, fPseGeo1.2, whole genome shotgun sequence DNA segment encodes these proteins:
- the spen gene encoding msx2-interacting protein isoform X2 yields MVRETRHLWVGNLPENVREEKIIEHFKRYGRVESVKVLPKRGSEGGVAAFVDFVDIKSAQKAHNAINKMGDRDLRTDYNEPGTIPSAARGLDDSLSLGSRSRDVSGFTRAAGGAVYGPPTSLHSRDGRYERRLDGTTESRDRAYDHSAYGHHERPGSSFERQRHYETDYYREARERTLSTAGSVSGTSSGSCTSVSPGVSGTIVSTVAANTGTVGSAVATTGGSGGSTSSVVGFYRAHSGSPCRFETPEPRYESRARETFTLASVVHRDLYREERGRHGERSYRHSRSRSPHSTHSRNPSPQRLASQATRPARSHSGSGSHSRSSSSDSVSSTSSSTSGSDSSSSSSDESPARSVQSAAVPAPSALPLSSLDKDEPRKSFGIKVQNLPVRSTDTSLKDGLFHEFKKHGKVTSVQIHGASEERYGLVFFRQQEDQEKALGASKGKLFFGMQIEVTAWNGPETESENEFRPLDERIDEFHPKATRTLFIGNLEKTTSYHDLLNIFQRFGEIVDIDIKKVNGAPQYAFLQYCDIASVCKAIKKMDGEYLGNNRLKLGFGKSMPTTCVWLDGLASNTTEQFLTRHFCRYGHVVKVVFDRMKGMALILYNNIEYAQAAVKDTKGWKIGGSKIKVDFANQESQMAFYRSMQASGQDIRDFYDLITERRDDRRTQYEFQAERPHYENVRTPGTFTEDSRRKYPARSREFFTEWDPYQGDYFDPQYFEDPREYREYRADPYEQDIRKYSYLQRERERERERFETDRGRDHGRRTVERSQSPSHIASRRPASPAASPSLSERIPSDSDRHICCRSSERSGSCSSISPPRFEKLEKARIEKYTKTDKLDKDRVFEVERGNLLEKEKRAGRKDRGDKDKSDKQRLKKLKVASPSIQASETEPELEQDVGPESVLRSKNCKIPKEGSSKGRLDLLPCVVQLTRVKEKEGKLIGQSVQEKQIQRGGSDSPRLASPSADQRSPPFRLEPSKNDASKHGKVPRDKHMQSLIEVIDKDAKIKSKKHGKSEMGFDSGISVDIDRLAARKRRFEDSGKTDRQKRTIEEDLVRPGLHKLWSNAKETDFDKTLLIKGMHKKEHHMEKCVRMVSVSSPIDGQDFESSSVGFSLEQHSRLGEVPEDSTDQSDSPYLKMDLEGSKSENSPSLTKMSDYVSIDLDELKEQHKHILSENKQGRGMCRDSDDGDEHFVHIDQNVCTKQIEQSRWHHPKLVDPDKLVKFKNSASKDTHDLENDYIMYDVTKPIQDMANDDFSSSSKRKKLENFDFEIVTAKRDRNFSSTQKLNEEIYQSITSSIEHGHFSANEEEETAQISLSVIKKDRKSSPTTDDKYSHAESLKNSLGLTATHFQSSDIDVPKLKTTLLGCDEELMQCWERRIKSDSLRMEMTFPSDIAKRETIHKRIGQDLEPGEVQSDSDDDVETRHMSPKSNNSLSYILRERDERMTDLKLSGSLEKNKFYSFALDKTITPDTKALLERAKTLYSSREDNWSFLPSRFPTSHSCSDKDKVELAPRPIPSWYMKKKKIRTDSVEKLHDKKEELKPQDQERQDLFASRFLHSSIFEQDSRRLQHLERKDHDVLSGVLKPLAKPGATEAQPETGVVDMPQEPIVLFQSRFLELQQQRDKDHPLPDIENILTVEIERDEVHKCDNVLSDKESEPVLKVNDTSLSPTLTLLTPPFVPSPKEMSSTEKKEILTPPSDQPLSFVKEEKVEPVVELSPAHSFFMEDLKPVSPKLTITPPLLPLGPEDEMETKVELIEPKAKIGDSLVVEHAPFVEVKPPTPAASLKGFEKETGECPFSDYPKIEDKSKIIKTEPDKLETNQETKPCEKSQKTETDSDACMPELEAKRKPLPNRRQPKNKRATPLSALRASQTSQIVATDKPATRKSERIDREKLKRASSPRAEVPKPSIESRVTSKSPIHASDSEQNLESSLIHGRTRRRNVKSVYATLHEEEQAVKEVLESSRSMRKRVADKEPIQQDVPIPTTTARRGRPPKKGIKRGEDVSPIKGEQQKMMEDDTEVKENSTNVEGWRSPRTQKVQQIQLTSLNKKGGKIDKQSGSTTVLDGQADLASRELNPKADSELFVKLSENSSSPLHIIENDPKDLVGNRSTDGDIEKEETSFSDRRQLPEKSVKIKTSRLKRNAKQVTEDKSHSLKNLEFRVSVDDVKGLLRSEDDEPESFEASTITETKIVVKQNEETTIKGFPIESKELDAQEQEDSLSEPELPDDPATLLARQMELEQAVENIAKLTVEQTPRPYKEPSSQQPTILPPVVVEPEVEVEEEKRANPASETELAAAIDSITAEEILADADSFAAPPPYNALIPTPESLTSTSSNEIMEPETHMVINSILAADSDEGPLTPSPKGLMAESKAADDTPFLETPKKTGRVKSKTPKKSRGRKAAANKKDTAEEVPQIEPSPVKLPESISEDPETINSKAATVTAGATAAASVVTAVATCRRDVKSAITVKTPKVAEQPEVEQPVPKESAFHSGKSNIPGSKKHPKVEELPTPTLAPARPQPMSQFSIPLLRPAKMPISPDWPPRIEESRIYVAPPCHVTVVTPSPPSSTAFGTPSTNPPLPPDTKASDIDPSSSTLRKILMEPKYVTASNSNSIPTTMVTSVLSEPSRMSENENPSEKVGSRQLHHEERPPLPPQPIHHKPFPLSESQQNCGDKIQHTVISPVTSVISRIPMPYDTEETPRISLSNRSIGISIPKQKFRSNPNENNRYHGMDIVEDGTRARSVVESTPYSASSSPGLRVNTSEGVVVLSYSSQNTEGPQRMRAKISQIPPASVGDVEFQQSVSKSSIKQDSLITPSQSPTPKVGTTHTAYGQTGVHLTGQAYNSQPVISSRKHESIVCDKSDAPYHTTTQGGVVKMYKQPVSSPQVLMYNQAVIQQQHGNRGMGSEPLPKKIDIGKAIQQSNLSPVMSPHHPSPSGSRMSPSPSIPTDRSALHQKQEPQSPRTAIQSPSHFVKACPPSTAPRGTSVVLGHGMPPMSTYHSSMHHPHSEQSSVIIQPHSVTQAMAHGARMNTPPMSAINYGRRGDSLSSSHQGQLQRSNTSQPNVIRDLVLQSHSTPQGSVSGGGGSSLNEEDNRHFNQALRRPSVPQLQSDVMMIHSDHRVLHPSMRMDQYRDMHHRLLMHQQLGEQTAVEARQSSDRTTPSSKISGHSKSPIVVKNIDISTKESLKPLEGKVIHPPPSESRIRGVHASSPVLVSPHPHGVQLMHPGATGSFPIYRDMRGFPSQFPGHPSSGHSLPNQGITSTQIPQEPEMSHRGKISQSYGGGSDSKPESSHLRHATSTDLSHISRISRDTVSPSYQSPMSSPMSLTHKPDLSVQKGPPAFLPTPPPVAPQSSSLYPRPDSKLENSGHRSVDMVQLMTKYPIVWQGMLALKNDQAAVQLHFVSGNTILAQRSLPPTEGGPFLRIVQRMRLEASQLESVARRMTVDNDYCLLLALPCGRDQEDVLGQTQALKSGFITYLQAKQAAGIINVPNPGSNQPAYVVQIFPPCEFSESHLSRLAPDLLNSISSISPHLMIVIASV; encoded by the exons GACAACTGAAAGTCGGGATCGGGCGTACGATCACAGTGCCTACGGACATCATGAGCGTCCTGGTAGCAGTTTTGAACGCCAGCGGCACTACGAAACAGATTATTATCGTGAGGCTAGAGAGAGGACTCTAAGCACAGCTGGGAGTGTGTCTGGTACCTCCAGCGGAAGCTGTACATCGGTGTCGCCCGGAGTCAGTGGAACTATCGTTAGCACTGTCGCTGCCAACACTGGAACAGTTGGATCAGCAGTGGCCACGACAGGGGGAAGTGGTGGATCTACGTCCAGCGTTGTGGGCTTCTACCGCGCCCACAGCGGGAGCCCATGCCGCTTCGAGACTCCAGAGCCTCGCTACGAGTCTCGTGCCAGGGAAACCTTTACTTTGGCCAGTGTGGTTCACAGGGACCTTTACAGGGAGGAAAGGGGTCGGCACGGGGAGCGGTCGTATCGCCACAGCCGAAGCCGGTCGCCACACTCAACACATTCGCGAAATCCCTCTCCTCAGAGACTGGCGAGTCAGGCTACCCGCCCTGCACGCTCCCACAGCGGGTCAGGCTCCCACAGCCGCTCCTCCAGCTCAGACTCAGTCAGCAGTACCAGCAGCAGCACGAGTGGCAG TGACTCAAGCAGTAGCTCAAGTGATGAGTCCCCAGCACGCTCAGTGCAGTCTGCTGCTGTTCCTGCACCCTCAGCACTTCCTTTATCCTCTCTTGACAAGGATGAACCACGTAAAAGCTTTGGCATCAAGGTCCAAAATCTTCCTGTGCGCTCTACAG ATACGAGCCTGAAGGATGGTTTGTTCCATGAGTTTAAGAAACATGGAAAGGTCACGTCTGTACAAATCCACGGAGCTTCAGAGGAACGCTACGGGCTTGTCTTTTTCCGCCAGCAAGAGGATCAAGAGAAAGCACTTGGAGCATCAAAGGGAAAGCTTTTTTTCGGCATGCAGATTGAAGTAACTGCATGGAATGGCCCTG AGACGGAAAGTGAGAACGAGTTTCGACCCTTGGATGAGAGGATAGATGAGTTTCATCCAAAAGCCACGCGAACATTATTCATTGGAAACCTGGAGAAGACCACCAGTTACCATGACCTGCTTAACATTTTTCAACGCTTTGGAGAAATAGTG GATATTGACATTAAGAAGGTGAATGGAGCCCCACAGTATGCCTTTCTACAATACTGTGACATTGCCAGTGTCTGTAAGGCCATAAAGAAGATGGATGGGGAGTACCTTGGTAACAATAGACTAAAG CTGGGCTTTGGAAAGAGTATGCCTACGACATGTGTTTGGTTGGATGGATTAGCGTCAAACACCACTGAGCAGTTTCTTACTCGGCATTTTTGCCGCTATGGACATGTTGTCAAG GTTGTATTTGACAGAATGAAAGGAATGGCCCTTATCCTGTATAACAACATTGAATATGCACAAGCCgctgtcaaagacacaaagggTTGGAAGATTGGAGGCAGTAAAATCAAG GTGGACTTCGCCAATCAGGAAAGTCAGATGGCTTTCTATCGTTCAATGCAAGCTTCTGGCCAGGATATTCGAGACTTTTATGACCTTATCACTGAAAGAAG GGATGATCGAAGAACTCAATATGAGTTTCAAGCAGAAAGACCACATTACGAAAATGTACGAACACCAGGAACATTTACTGAAGATTCACGTCGTAAATACCCTGCCAGAAGTCGTGAGTTTTTTACTGAATGGGATCCATATCAGGGAGATTACTTTGATCCACAATACTTTGAAGACCCCAGGGAATATCGAGAATACAGAGCTGATCCTTATGAGCAGGACATTCGCAAGTACAGCTATTTGCAACGGGAAcgtgaaagagagagagagcgctttGAAACAGATCGTGGAAGGGATCATGGAAGGAGGACTGTTGAGCGTAGCCAAAGCCCATCTCACATTGCCTCTCGCCGTCCTGCCAGCCCTGCTGCATCTCCTTCGCTCTCCGAGAGGATACCAAGTGATTCAGATCGCCATATTTGCTGCCGATCTTCTGAAAGAAGTGGTAGCTGCAGTTCAATCTCCCCACCTAGGTTTGAAAAACTTGAAAAGGCACGCATTGAAAAGTATACTAAAACTGACAAACTTGATAAAGATCGAGTCTTTGAAGTTGAAAGAGGAAATTTGTTAGAAAAGGAGAAGCGGGCTGGACGTAAAGATCGTGGGGACAAGGACAAAAGTGACAAACAGAGGCTTAAAAAGCTAAAAGTTGCATCACCTAGTATCCAAGCATCTGAGACCGAACCTGAACTTGAACAAGATGTTGGCCCTGAGTCCGTTCTTCGAAGTAAAAACTGTAAAATCCCAAAAGAAGGCTCAAGCAAAGGAAGGTTAGACCTTCTTCCTTGTGTTGTGCAACTTACACGTgttaaagaaaaagaaggaaaGTTGATTGGCCAATCTGTCCaagaaaaacaaatacagaGGGGTGGTAGTGACAGTCCCAGGTTGGCATCACCTTCAGCTGACCAGAGAAGTCCTCCATTCCGTTTGGAACCATCAAAAAATGATGCCTCGAAGCATGGAAAGGTCCCCAGAGACAAACATATGCAGAGTTTAATAGAGGTTATTGACAAGGATGCTAAAATCAAATCCAAAAAACATGGAAAATCTGAAATGGGATTTGACAGTGGTATTTCTGTGGATATTGATCGTTTGGCTGCAAGGAAAAGGCGGTTTGAGGACTCTGGGAAAACTGATAGACAGAAGAGAACTATTGAGGAAGATCTTGTTAGACCTGGACTTCATAAACTATGGAGCAATGCTAAGGAGACAGATTTTGATAAGACTCTTTTGATAAAAGGGATGCATAAAAAGGAGCACCACATGGAAAAATGTGTCCGGATGGTTTCAGTTAGCAGTCCTATAGATGGACAAGACTTTGAAAGCAGCTCTGTAGGCTTTTCTCTGGAGCAGCACTCTCGACTAGGGGAGGTGCCTGAAGATTCTACAGATCAGTCAGACTCTCCCTACCTTAAAATGGATTTAGAGGGATCTAAAAGTGAAAACAGCCCCAGTCTCACAAAGATGTCAGATTATGTCAGTATTGATTTGGATGAACTAAaagaacaacacaaacacattttgTCTGAAAACAAACAAGGAAGAGGGATGTGCAGAGACTCAGATGACGGAGATGAACACTTTGTCCACATTGATCAGAATGTTTGCACAAAACAAATTGAACAAAGTCGATGGCACCATCCCAAACTTGTCGACCCTGATAAGTTAGTCAAGTTTAAAAACTCAGCAAGTAAAGACACTCATGACTTGGAAAATGATTATATTATGTATGATGTTACAAAACCAATTCAGGATATGGCAAATGATGACTTCTCTTCCAGTAGTAAAAGGAAAAAATTAGAGAATTTTGACTTTGAAATAGTCACTGCAAAAAGAGACCGCAACTTTTCAAGTACCCAAAAGCTGAATGAGGAGATTTATCAGAGTATCACTTCATCAATAGAACATGGTCACTTTTCTGCAAACGAGGAAGAGGAAACTGCCCAAATTTCTTTGTCGGTTATAAAGAAAGATAGAAAATCTTCTCCAACAACAGATGACAAATATTCACATGCAGAGTCATTAAAAAACAGTCTGGGCCTGACAGCCACACATTTTCAGTCTTCTGACATTGATGTCCCGAAGCTTAAGACAACCTTGCTTGGCTGTGACGAGGAGTTAATGCAATGTTGGGAAAGACGAATAAAGTCTGATTCACTGAGAATGGAAATGACTTTTCCCAGTGATATTGCAAAACGTGAAACCATCCACAAACGCATTGGACAAGATTTAGAACCGGGAGAAGTGCAGTCTGATTCAGATGATGATGTAGAAACCAGACACATGTCTCCCAAGTCCAACAATTCCTTGTCTTATATCCTCAGGGAACGCGATGAGAGGATGACAGATCTGAAGCTTTCAGGGTCATTGGAAAAGAACAAGTTTTATTCATTTGCATTAGATAAAACTATAACTCCTGATACTAAAGCACTTCTTGAAAGAGCCAAGACACTGTATTCCTCCAGAGAAGATAATTGGTCCTTTCTCCCCTCACGCTTTCCAACCTCCCACAGCTGTTCAGATAAGGACAAGGTAGAGCTTGCACCCAGACCCATTCCTTCTTGGTatatgaaaaagaaaaagattcGTACTGACTCCGTTGAAAAGCTGCATGATAAAAAAGAGGAACTCAAGCCACAGGACCAAGAGCGACAGGACCTGTTCGCTTCTCGCTTCCTGCACAGCTCAATCTTTGAACAGGATTCCCGTCGTTTACAGCATCTTGAACGTAAAGACCACGATGTATTGTCTGGAGTTCTCAAGCCTTTGGCAAAGCCAGGTGCTACTGAGGCACAGCCTGAAACCGGAGTAGTTGACATGCCACAAGAGCCCATAGTGCTTTTCCAAAGTCGTTTTTTGGAGCTTCAACAACAAAGAGACAAGGACCATCCACTCCCTGACATTGAGAATATCTTAACAGTGGAGATTGAAAGAGATGAAGTGCATAAGTGTGATAATGTTCTGTCTGATAAGGAATCTGAGCCAGTACTGAAGGTAAATGATACATCACTCAGCCCTACATTAACCTTGTTAACAccaccttttgttccttcaccAAAAGAAATGTCTTCAacagaaaagaaagaaatattAACTCCACCCTCAGATCAACCTTTGTCATTTGTCAAAGAAGAAAAAGTAGAGCCAGTTGTTGAGTTATCTCCAGCTCATTCTTTTTTTATGGAAGACTTGAAACCAGTTTCTCCTAAGCTAACAATCACCCCTCCACTTCTCCCTTTGGGGCCGGAAGATGAAATGGAAACAAAGGTAGAGTTAATTGAACCCAAAGCAAAAATTGGAGATAGTTTGGTGGTGGAACATGCTCCTTTTGTGGAAGTAAAGCCTCCCACTCCTGCTGCTTCACTAAAAGGTTTTGAGAAAGAGACTGGAGAGTGCCCTTTTTCTGACTATCCAAAGATTGAAGACAAATCTAAGATTATTAAAACAGAACCAGACAAACTGGAAACAAATCAGGAAACAAAACCATGTGAAAAATCTCAGAAAACTGAGACAGATAGTGACGCATGTATGCCAGAGCTTGAGGCTAAAAGAAAGCCATTACCAAACCGCAGACAGCCCAAAAATAAAAGGGCAACACCACTGTCAGCATTACGTGCTTCACAAACATCCCAAATTGTTGCCACAGATAAGCCTGCAACACGAAAGAGTGAACGGATTGACAGAGAGAAACTCAAAAGGGCCTCATCTCCTAGGGCAGAAGTACCAAAACCATCAATTGAGTCCAGAGTCACatccaagtcaccaattcatGCATCAGATTCTGAGCAAAACCTTGAGTCAAGTCTGATCCATGGCAGAACACGTCGCAGGAATGTAAAATCAGTCTACGCAACGCTGCACGAAGAAGAACAAGCTGTCAAAGAGGTATTGGAGTCATCCCGCTCCATGCGCAAACGTGTTGCTGATAAAGAACCAATACAGCAAGATGTTCCAATACCAACTACCACTGCAAGGCGCGGACGCCCACCTAAAAAAGGCATCAAGCGAGGTGAAGATGTTTCACCAATTAAGGGGGAACAGCAGAAAATGATGGAAGATGACACAGAGGTCAAAGAGAATTCCACCAATGTAGAGGGATGGCGTTCACCCCGCACACAGAAAGTGCAACAAATACAACTTACTTCACTTAACAAGAAAGGAGGTAAAATAGACAAACAGTCTGGGAGCACTACAGTGCTAGATGGACAAGCTGATTTGGCAAGTCGGGAACTCAATCCTAAAGCTGATTCTGAACTGTTTGTGAAGCTATCTGAAAACTCAAGCTCTCCACTGCACATAATTGAAAACGATCCAAAAGATTTGGTTGGAAATAGATCTACTGATGGGGACATTGAAAAGGAAGAAACCAGCTTTTCTGATAGGAGACAATTGCCTGAAAAGagtgttaaaataaaaacatcaaggCTGAAAAGAAATGCCAAGCAAGTCACTGAAGATAAATCACACAGCTTAAAAAACCTTGAGTTCCGTGTTAGTGTTGATGACGTTAAAGGTTTACTTCGTTCAGAGGATGATGAGCCAGAGTCATTTGAAGCATCCACTATTACCGAAACCAAGATTGTAGTTAAACAGAATGAGGAAACAACAATCAAAGGGTTTCCAATAGAGTCTAAAGAACTTGATGCACAGGAACAGGAAGACTCCCTATCAGAACCTGAACTTCCTGATGATCCAGCAACTCTCTTAGCACGGCAGATGGAACTAGAGCAGGCAGTTGAAAACATTGCCAAACTTACAGTTGAGCAAACTCCTCGACCGTATAAGGAGCCATCGTCACAGCAACCTACCATATTGCCTCCTGTAGTCGTAGAACCAGAAGTCGAGGTTGAAGAGGAGAAGCGAGCTAATCCTGCAAGCGAGACTGAACTTGCAGCCGCTATAGATTCCATTACAGCTGAAGAAATATTGGCAGATGCAGATAGTTTTGCAGCTCCTCCTCCTTACAATGCACTTATTCCTACCCCTGAATCCCTGACATCCACCTCCTCCAATGAGATTATGGAACCTGAAACACACATGGTGATCAACAGTATACTTGCTGCAGACTCAGATGAAGGTCCTCTGACACCAAGCCCAAAAGGGCTAATGGCAGAGTCCAAGGCAGCTGATGATACTCCTTTCCTTGAAACACCTAAAAAAACGGGCAGAGTTAAATCCAAAACCCCAAAGAAGTCAAGAGGTCGCAAAGCTGCAGCGAATAAGAAAGATACTGCTGAAGAGGTTCCACAAATAGAGCCCTCCCCAGTGAAGTTACCAGAGTCCATCTCAGAAGACCCAGAAACTATCAATTCAAAAGCAGCCACTGTTACAGCTGGGGCCACTGCAGCAGCTTCCGTGGTCACTGCCGTTGCAACTTGTAGGCGTGATGTGAAAAGTGCTATAACGGTAAAAACGCCTAAAGTGGCAGAACAGCCTGAAGTTGAACAGCCTGTACCCAAAGAATCTGCCTTTCATTCAGGCAAAAGCAACATCCCCGGCAGTAAAAAGCATCCAAAAGTAGAAGAACTACCTACCCCTACTCTTGCCCCTGCGCGCCCACAACCTATGTCCCAGTTCAGTATACCTCTGTTGCGGCCTGCCAAAATGCCAATTTCGCCAGACTGGCCTCCTAGAATTGAAGAAAGTAGAATCTATGTTGCACCTCCGTGTCACGTTACAGTGGTAACTCCTTCTCCACCATCATCGACTGCATTTGGAACCCCTTCAACAAATCCCCCATTGCCTCCTGACACCAAGGCCTCAGATATTGACCCTAGTTCTAGTACATTAAGAAAAATACTAATGGAACCTAAATATGTGACTGCATCAAACAGCAATTCTATACCTACCACAATGGTGACATCTGTACTGTCGGAACCATCACGTATGTCAGAGAATGAAAATCCCTCTGAAAAAGTAGGTTCAAGACAGTTACATCATGAAGAGAGACCGCCTTTACCCCCTCAGCCCATACACCACAAACCCTTTCCATTGTCAGAGTCCCAACAGAACTGTGGAGACAAGATCCAGCATACAGTTATTTCTCCTGTTACCTCTGTGATAAGTCGAATTCCAATGCCTTATGATACAGAGGAAACTCCACGGATATCTCTTAGCAACCGGAGCATTGGAATTTCTATTCCCAAGCAAAAGTTTAGATCAAACCCTAATGAGAATAATCGGTACCATGGCATGGATATAGTAGAAGATGGCACTAGAGCACGCTCTGTTGTTGAGTCCACTCCCTACAGTGCTAGCTCCAGTCCTGGCCTTAGGGTCAATACATCAGAGGGTGTTGTTGTTTTGAGTTATTCCAGTCAGAACACTGAAGGACCTCAGAGAATGAGGGCCAAAATTAGTCAAATTCCTCCAGCCAGTGTTGGTGATGTAGAGTTTCAGCAATCTGTATCAAAATCTTCAATAAAGCAGGACTCACTCATCACACCATCCCAGTCGCCTACCCCAAAAGTAGGCACAACACATACAGCTTACGGGCAAACAGGGGTTCACTTGACTGGCCAAGCGTATAACTCTCAACCTGTCATTTCCAGTAGGAAGCATGAGAGTATTGTGTGCGACAAATCTGATGCCCCTTATCACACAACAACCCAGGGGGGTGTTGTAAAGATGTACAAACAGCCAGTTAGTTCGCCTCAAGTCTTGATGTACAACCAAGCTGTGATACAGCAGCAGCATGGCAATAGAGGAATGGGGTCTGAACCTCTTCCAAAAAAAATTGACATTGGCAAAGCTATTCAGCAGTCTAACTTAAGCCCAGTCATGAGCCCACACCACCCATCACCATCTGGAAGCCGCATGAGCCCGAGCCCTAGCATCCCAACTGATCGGTCAGCTCTACACCAAAAGCAAGAACCCCAGTCCCCAAGAACAGCTATTCAATCCCCTTCACACTTTGTCAAAGCCTGTCCTCCAAGCACTGCTCCTAGAGGAACCTCTGTTGTTCTTGGTCATGGCATGCCACCAATGTCTACATATCATTCTAGTATGCATCACCCGCACTCAGAACAGTCCTCCGTCATAATACAACCTCACAGTGTCACTCAGGCAATGGCTCATGGAGCCAGGATGAACACCCCACCAATGTCTGCGATAAACTATGGAAGGCGAGGTGACTCCCTGTCTTCTTCCCACCAAGGACAATTACAACGCTCAAACACATCGCAGCCTAATGTTATCCGAGATTTGGTACTGCAATCCCATTCAACTCCCCAGGGGTCAGTATCAGGTGGGGGTGGCAGTAGTCTTAATGAAGAAGACAACAGACACTTTAACCAAGCCCTGAGGAGACCTTCTGTGCCCCAGCTCCAATCAGATGTAATGATGATTCACAGTGATCACCGGGTACTCCACCCAAGCATGCGCATGGATCAGTACAGAGACATGCACCATCGCCTCCTGATGCACCAGCAACTGGGAGAGCAGACTGCTGTAGAAGCAAGACAGTCCTCAGATAGGACAACTCCTTCAAGTAAAATCTCTGGACATTCAAAGAGTCCTATAGTGGTGAAAAACATTGATATTTCCACAAAAGAATCTCTCAAACCACTAGAAGGAAAGGTGATACATCCACCCCCCAGCGAAAGTAGAATAAGGGGAGTCCATGCATCTTCTCCTGTCCTGGTGTCTCCTCACCCACATGGGGTTCAGCTGATGCATCCAGGAGCGACAGGCTCCTTTCCAATATATCGCGACATGCGAGGCTTTCCATCCCAGTTTCCAGGACATCCTTCATCTGGACACAGTCTGCCTAATCAAGGCATAACATCTACACAG ATTCCTCAGGAGCCTGAGATGAGTCACAGGGGTAAAATCTCTCAGTCATATGGGGGAGGAAGTGATTCCAAGCCGGAGAGTTCCCATCTCCGCCATGCTACCTCTACCGACCTCTCCCACATTTCCCGAATATCTCGGGATACAGTCTCCCCCTCATACCAGTCTCCCATGTCGTCTCCTATGAGTCTTACTCACAAGCCAGATCTATCTGTACAGAAAGGCCCTCCAGCCTTCCTGCCAACACCTCCACCAGTTGCACCTCAATCAAGTTCGCTATATCCACGGCCTGATTCTAAGCTGGAGAATTCGGGGCATCGTTCCGTTGACATGGTGCAGCTTATGACG AAATACCCTATTGTATGGCAAGGTATGTTGGCACTGAAGAATGACCAGGCTGCTGTCCAGTTACACTTTGTTTCTGGCAACACCATACTGGCCCAGCGCTCGCTACCGCCCACAGAGGGAGGCCCTTTTCTCCGTATTGTCCAGAGGATGAGGCTTGAGGCTTCCCAGTTGGAGAGTGTGGCACGCAGAATGACT GTGGACAATGACTACTGTTTGCTACTGGCTTTACCCTGTGGTCGAGATCAAGAAGATGTCCTTGGTCAAACTCAAGCCTTGAAAAGTGGCTTCATCACCTACCTGCAGGCCAAACAGGCAGCTGGCATTATCAATGTGCCCAACCCTGGCTCTAATCAG CCAGCCTATGTGGTGCAGATTTTCCCACCGTGTGAATTTTCGGAGAGCCACCTTTCGCGTCTGGCCCCGGACCTTCTCAACAGCATCTCCAGCATTTCCCCTCACCTCATGATTGTCATTGCCTCTGTTTAA